DNA from Corynebacterium stationis:
GTCAAGGATCCTCTCCCCCGTTACCGGCTGAATACCACCATTAGCCAACGTCGCAGAGATAACCGCGAGGTCTTTAACGTTGACTTTCGTGGAGCACTGCAAGGTATAGGTCATCACTGCATCGTGTGCATCATCTTGGATGATGTCGTAGTTGCGCAGCATGTGAGCCAGCGAAAGATTGCGCTCAGCGTGCTCGAGCTCAGAATCACAGGTTTGATAGTCAATGCTCAGTTCACGCCCCGCAAGGCGCGAGAGATACTTACGGATGTGTTCCACGCGTTCTTCAACACCAGAATCAACACCGTTAATCAGCTGCGTCACCGTCATCGCACCAGCATTAATCATGGGATTAACCGGGCGGTGATCATCGCGGTTAAGCGATAACTCATTGAACGCCTCCCCGGAAGGTTCCATACCCACCACGGAGCGAACCGCATCCAACCCCAGTTCTTGCAGCGCCAAAGCGTACACAAAAGGCTTGGAAATTGACTGCATGGTGAACTCTTCCTCATCATCACCAGCGCTATACAGGTGGCCCGTGGTCGTGCACAGGGCAGCACCAAGATAGGACGGGTTGGCTGCTGCTAGCTGCGGAATATAATCCGCAACCGCGCCGCCATCTTGGTAACGGACTTTCTCCAAGATTTCATCGAGATAAAAAGGAATAGGAGTTTGCACCTTCACCAGCCTAGCTAATGGGTTATTGCGATGTGCGGCGTTCTTGGAATCTTGCAGGCTTCACAGATCGCCAAAAGCCGGGCACCCACGATGTGAGCCCCGGTTGATTGTGCGAAAAATTAGCGCTCGGAGAGCAGGCGCTGCAGCTCCTTCAAGTCGTTGCTCTTGCGACGAGAACGAACAACGCTAAATGCAATTGCACCAACGACCAGCGCCGCAACAGAAGCTAAAGCGATCTGCACGTTCTGCTGTGAAAGCTTTTCAGTTGCCGCTGCCTTAGCGTCATTGGCCAAATTAGCTGGCTTGGAGCGATCCGCTAGCTCATCCAAAGTGCTTGCGAGCTGGCGACGGGTGCGCTCGATGTCTCGCTGAATGTCATCAATATTGCGTGCCACGTTTATTGTCTCCTGAAAAGTTACATTGGATATTAGGTTCGCACCTAGTCTAGCGCGACTTAACTTACGATAGAGTAAAAGGCATGACTGAGCAGATTAGATTAGAAGTTGGAGACACGGCACCTGCGTTTTCTTTGAAAGATGATGCTGGAAACACGGTCTCTTTGTCCGATTACGCTGGAAAGCGCGTTGTAGTTTACTTCTACCCTCGCGCAAACACCCCTGGGTGCACCACCGAAGCCTGTGACTTCCGTGACGCTATGGAACAGCTCAACGGCTCTGAGGTTGCAGTCCTGGGCATCTCCCCTGATAAGCCAGAGTCTTTGGCGAAGTTCCGCGAAGACCACGATCTGAACTTCCCACTGTTGTCTGACCCCGAAAAAGAAACGCTGACCGCCTACGGCGCTTTCGGTGAAAAGAATAACTACGGCAAGAAGGTCCAAGGCGTAATTCGCTCTACCTTTGTTGTGGAACCAGATGGCAAAATTGGTGTAGCTAAGTACAACGTGAAGGCCACTGGCCACGTTGCCCGCATCATCAAAGAGCTCGACTAAGAAGAGTCTGCATTTTCACAGATGACCGAGAAGAACCCACAGTTGCTTGTCCCCCGGCGTCGCCCTGCACAGGCTCGCAGCCGGGTACGTTTCGAACGTATCTTGAAAGCAGCTCGTGACGTACTGGTAGACCTTGGCTTTGAGTCTTTTACTTTCGATGAAGTCTCAAAGCGTGCTGAGGTTCCCATCGGTACGCTCTATCAGTTCTTTGCTAATAAATACGTTCTGATTTGC
Protein-coding regions in this window:
- a CDS encoding glutaminase, which produces MQTPIPFYLDEILEKVRYQDGGAVADYIPQLAAANPSYLGAALCTTTGHLYSAGDDEEEFTMQSISKPFVYALALQELGLDAVRSVVGMEPSGEAFNELSLNRDDHRPVNPMINAGAMTVTQLINGVDSGVEERVEHIRKYLSRLAGRELSIDYQTCDSELEHAERNLSLAHMLRNYDIIQDDAHDAVMTYTLQCSTKVNVKDLAVISATLANGGIQPVTGERILDPDVCRLTQAVMSSAGMYDGAGRWMAEVGIPAKSGVSGGLLGTLPGQLGIATFSPRLNLEGNSVRGVEAFKRLSQDMGLHLMSTDERYGIHPIREAEVINDAWVVRLQGVMNFSAAESILYRLEDYDITADEVLLDFSQVTTVNRIGRIMLKEGLRRMREAGYKIGVIDPDELIKDRTMRDGTKVRRDENEDYMINGEELW
- a CDS encoding DUF3618 domain-containing protein yields the protein MARNIDDIQRDIERTRRQLASTLDELADRSKPANLANDAKAAATEKLSQQNVQIALASVAALVVGAIAFSVVRSRRKSNDLKELQRLLSER
- the bcp gene encoding thioredoxin-dependent thiol peroxidase, with product MTEQIRLEVGDTAPAFSLKDDAGNTVSLSDYAGKRVVVYFYPRANTPGCTTEACDFRDAMEQLNGSEVAVLGISPDKPESLAKFREDHDLNFPLLSDPEKETLTAYGAFGEKNNYGKKVQGVIRSTFVVEPDGKIGVAKYNVKATGHVARIIKELD